The following proteins are co-located in the Solanum pennellii chromosome 8, SPENNV200 genome:
- the LOC107028262 gene encoding protein FAR-RED IMPAIRED RESPONSE 1-like, which translates to MAKYKIKNNFNFRVKRSDKKRPVVVVDAAHLGGAYKGTFVSASTLDGAGCILPLAYGVVDTENDCSWTWFFENFKNAFGERENMCIVSDRNESIIKSVSIVYPNVPHCACIWHLWKNVCSSFKRSKKTLSDIFYSMAKAYRKEDFDKLMAKVVKVDHRVKDYLEEAGYEKWSRVHSTINRGRMMTSNIAECINGCLVDARKLTIIDFLEEARLLFGSWNYKNREIASYTKDTLGRRFEEILIVNASKSSKMKVFINFIDFLFYVVPSSEYIFTVHEAGKRYIVCLERKTCTCGRFQHDEIPCAHAIAVLKHKNVTNLHPYCSDYYKPYALEKTYEVVMVPMPDKDDWNVPEYVLDEIVRPPRYRRLAGRPRKRRKKNADEKITVNNNYCGQCGQEGHNRRTCTFFPKEN; encoded by the exons ATggctaaatataaaataaagaacaacttCAATTTTCGAGTGAAAAGATCGGATAAGAAAAG GCCTGTAGTTGTAGTGGACGCTGCACATCTTGGCGGGGCTTACAAGGGTACTtttgtatcagcaagcacactcgATGGTGCAG GATGCATATTGCCATTGGCATATGGTGTTGTAGACACTGAAAATGACTGTTCGTGGACATGGTTCTtcgaaaatttcaaaaatgcattTGGTGAGCGTGAAAACATGTGTATTGTATCGGATAGAAATGAAAGTATCATAAAGAGTGTAAGCATTGTATACCCAAACGTACCTCATTGTGCATGCATATGGCATCTTTGGAAGAATGTATGTTCAAGCTTCAAAAGGAGTAAAAAAACACTAAGTGATATATTTTACTCAATGGCAAAAGCATACAGGAAGGaagattttgataaattaatggctAAGGTTGTGAAGGTTGATCATAGGGTGAAGGATTACCTTGAAGAAGCTGGTTATGAGAAGTGGTCAAGAGTTCATTCAACCATAAACAGAGGTAGAATGATGACTTCGAACATCGCTGAGTGTATCAATGGATGCCTTGTCGATGCACGTAAGTTAACTATAATAGACTTCTTGGAGGAAGCTAGACTTTTATTTGGTAGTTGGAActataaaaatagagaaatagcGTCATATACAAAGGACACATTGGGCCGAAGATTTGAGGAGATATTGATTGTAAACGCATCTAAAAGTTCAAAGATGAAGGTATTTATCAATTTCATTGACTTTCTGTTTTAT GTTGTTCCATCATCAGAATATATTTTCACAGTTCATGAAGCCGGAAAAAGATACATTGTATGCCTTGAGAGGAAAACTTGCACATGTGGAAGGTTTCAACATGATGAGATACCTTGCGCACACGCAATTGCAGTTTTGAAGCACAAGAATGTTACCAATTTGCACCCATATTGCTCTGATTACTACAAGCCGTATGCATTAGAAAAAACGTACGAGGTTGTAATGGTTCCAATGCCAGATAAGGATGATTGGAACGTTCCAGAATATGTTTTAGATGAAATTGTCCGGCCACCTAGGTACAGAAGGTTGGCTGGACGACCAAGAAAGCGAAGAAAGAAAAATGCGGATGAGAAAATAACAGTGAACAATAATTATTGTGGGCAGTGTGGACAAGAAGGACATAACAGGAGAACTTGTACTTTCTTCCCTAAAGAGAATTGa